GACAATCCGCGGTAATCCAAAGATCGGCCACGGCGGATCGTCCGGGTGGATCGCCATGCGCACGTTCGCGCGCTCGGCCACCGGTGCGACGCGCTCCAGGAAGTACGCGAGGTGCTCCCACAGCCGCTCGGCGTCCACGTCGCGGTACGCGGCCAGCAGCGCCGCCAGCTCCTCGGCCGTGTACGCGGTCGCCCAGCCCGGCAGGTCGCCCGTGCCCCGCGACAGGTCGATGCGCGCCAGCGCCGCCTCGTCGTACGCCAGCGCCGTCGAGCCGTCGGGCATCGGCATCGCGAGGTCGGTGCGCGTCCAGTCGAAGATGGGCATGAAGTTGTAGCAGAGCACCGGGATGCCCAGCGCGCCCATCGCCTCCACGCTCGCGCAGTACGCGTCGATCAGCCGGTCGCGCGTCGGGCGCCCGAGCTTGATGTCCTCGTGCACCGGGATGCTCTCGATCACCGCGACGTGCAGCCCCGCGTCGTCCACCGTCGCGGCGAGCCGCTCCAGCTTCTCGCGCGGCCATGCCTCGCCCACGGGCACGTCGTACAGCGCGCTCACCACGCCCCGCACGCCCGGGATCTGCCGCACGTGCGCGAGCGGGATCGGGTCGTCGGGGCCGAACCAGCGGAACGTCATCTCCATCGCATCACGTCCAGGTCGTCCAGTGCGTCGTCATTTCGAGGGCGCGACGTCCGGCGTCCAGTCGCCGAGCGTGCGCGCGATGGTGTAGGATCTCAGGTCGCCGGGGCCGAGCACGCGGCGCGTGGGGCTGGCGACGGCGCCCGGACCCGTGCTGCCGGCCTCGTAGAAGCGCGCGACCGCCGGCTCGAACCAGTAGCGCACCTGCGTCGCCGAATCCACCGACGACATGCGGTCCCACCCGGCGACGGTGATGTGGTCGTCCATCCAGCAGTCGAGGAAGACCGCGCTGCTGACGGCCATCGGCGTCGCCGACGGATGCCACGGCCGCCCGAGCGCGACGCTGTTCGCCGCCATCGCGGGCGACTCCTTCTTCAAGCGGCTGCGCACGAACAGGAACCCGATGGGCGACGCGGCGTCGGTGCTGGGCGCCGTCACGTAGCCGTTGTTGCGCGGGTCGCCGCGGTCGCGGCTGAGGATGTCGCAGTCCTCGAACACCGCGCGCGCCGCGCCGAAGATGAAGTCGACGTGGCCCGAGATCTCGCAGCCGCGCAGGTAGACGCGTCCCGCGTTGGCGAAGAAGGTGTCCTGGTAGCCCGTCATGCGGACGTCGAGCAGCACCGCGCGGTCGCTGCCGTCGGTGAGCGCGAGCGCGACGGCCTGGGTGCCCTGCAGCTTCGTGGGATCGCCGTCGGGCTTGCGCGCGTTCGCCGGGTAGTCGAACGCGTTCTCCACGGTCAGCTGCTCGGCGCGGAAGCCGGGCGCCGTGACGCGCAGCGTCCAGCTGCCGCGCGTGCCCAGCACGCCGCCGCCCTTTGCCGGCGTGCCCGCCGCGTCGTCCCAGCTGATGACGGTCGAGTCGCGGTGCGCGCCGATCAGCCGGACGTTCGGCCGGTCCACCGAGAGCTTCTCGCGGTAGCGGCCCGCGCGCAGGCGGACGACGAACGGGCGGCGGCCGTCGCGCGGCGCGGCCGCCAGCGCGGCGCCGAGCGTGCGGTAGGTGCGCACGCCGCCCACGCGCGCGCCCTCGGCGCCGGCGTGCCGCGCGTCGACGACGGCATCGGCCGACTGCGCGTGGGCGGCCGTCGCGGCGAGGGCGACGGCCACCAGCGCCGCGACCGGCCGCGCCGCGACGGGCCTCACCGCGCGGCGGTCCCCGCGGGGAGCGTCACCGCGATCGGCGCCGCGAGGCGCTGCGCGAACCGGTCGAGATAGGCCCACCACGCCTGCGGGGTCGGGAAGTCGCCGCTCGCCGTCCACCCCGCGCCGACGTAGTGCACGACGGGCTGGCCCGGCGTCGCACGGCTGACGGCCAGGTAGTGGCCGTGCGCCTCCTTCCAGTCGACCACGCGCTCGCGCGGTAGCATCACCGCGTTTCCGAGCTCGCCGTGGCCGCCGTTCTTGGGCGCGACGGGACCCCAGCCGGTCAGCCATGCCCACGTGTTCGCCTTGCTCGTGATCCCCACGAGGCCCGGGCGCTTCACGACGCCGATGACGTACGGCAGCTCCTGCGTGCCGTCGGCGGTGAAGATGCTGGTCGTGCGGTACAGGTTCTGGCCCGCGTCGATGGCGATGCGCTTCACCTCGGAGACCTTGCGGCCGTCCGCGGTCCACGGGTCGTAGCGCAGCTCGAACACGCCGCGCAGCGGTCCCCTGGCGATGATCCGGTACGACTTGAAGTTGTCGGCGCGCCAGAGCGTGTCGCGCGACCAGACCGCGACGCCGCCGGTGCCGAGCGTCGGGCCGACGTCGTAGAAGTCGGCGCCCTCGCCGGTGTCGACGTGGTACTGGTCGTGGCCCTTCGTGTACCACTTCTCGACGATCAGCGCGCGCGTCCGCTTGGGCCAGACGTCGATGCCGCTGCTGTGGAGCGGCTCGTACTCCGGGTTCTTCCAGAGCCCCTGCCCGTAGATGCGGAAGCCGATGCGGTCGCTCTCCCACGCGACGTCGTCGCGCGGCGGGTCGTAGCGCACGTCCACCCGGGCGACCGGCTTCTGCGTCGGCGCCACCGCCTCGACGGTGAAGCTCTTCACCTCCTTCGGCCAGAAGTCGGCCTGCAGCAGCAGCTCGTCGTCGGTGCCGTCACCGTCGTTGTCCACCACCTGCGACGTCAGCTCGCGTCCCGCCGCGTCGAGCACGCGCACCTTCGCGGGCGCGGCGGCGGGGAGCGCGCGGCGCACCGCCGCCCATGGCACCGCGACGATCTCCTCCGTGCGCGCGACGTTCAGCGTGTTCTCCGCGCGGAGCGTCACGCGTGCGGGCGACTGCGCGGCAGCCGACGCCAGCGGCGCGGCGACCAGCAGGAGGGGGAGGGCGGTGCGAGCGTTCGAGCGGCGCATCAGCGGAGCGTCTCCATCGCGACGGGGTCCATGTCCGCGTAGTCCTGGTTCTCGCCGCCCATCGCCCAGCAGAAGGCGTAGGCGCGCGTGCCGCAGCCGGCGTGCACCGACCACCCGGGCGAGAGCGCGACCTCGCCGTCACGCACCACCAGCGTGCGCGTCTCGGTCGGCTCGCCGAGCAGGTGCAGCACCATCGCGTCCGACGGCAGGTCGAAGTAGAGGTACACCTCGGAGCGGCGGTCGTGCGTGTGCGCGGGCATCGTGTTCCACACGCTCCCGGGCTCCAGCGTCGTCACGCCCATCACGAGCTGCGCGCTCTGCGCGCCGCGCTGGTGGATGTAGCGGCGGATGCGGCGCTTGTTCGACGTCTCGGCGCTCCCGAGCTCCAGCACGTCCGCGTCGGCGGCCGCGATGCGCGTCGTCGGATGCGCGGCGTGCGCCGGGTAGCTCACGAGGTAGAAGCGCGCGGGCTTTGTCGCGTCGTCGCTGGCGAACGTCACCTCGCGGCTGCCGCGGCCGACGTAGAGCACCTCGTGCGCGGCCAGGGCGTGCGCCGTGCCGTCCACCGTCACCGTGCCCGCGGCGCCCGTGTTCAGCACGCCCAGCTCGCGGCGCTCGCAGAAGTACTCGGCCTTCAGGTCGCCCGGCGTCGGCAGCGACAGCGGCGCGGTCGTCGGGACGGCGCCGCCGAGCACCACGCGGTCGAGGTCCACGAGGCGGAGCGTGATCGCGCCCGGCACGAACAGCCCCTGCACGAGGAAGTGCGCGCGCAGCTCGGAGGTGTCCATGCGGCGGGCGGCGGACGCATTCGGGAGGTATTGCATTCGGCTCTTGGGTGTCATCCCGGTCCCGAGCGGAGCGAGGGAGAGGGATCTCGTGTGCATGTCACGTCACGACGCAGGGAGAGAGGGTCCCTCGCTGCGCTCGGGACGACAGTTCATCGCGCCATCCACCCGCCGTCGACCACGAGCACGTGCCCGTTGACGTAGTCGGCGGCCGGCGAGGCGAGGAAGACGACGGCGCCCGCCAGGTCCTCGGGCGTGCCCCAGCGCGCGGCCGGGATGCGCGCCGAGATCTGCTCCAGGCGCACCGGGTCCTGGCGCAGGCGCTCGGTGTTGTCGGTCTCGAAGTAGCCGGGCGCCACCGCGTTCACCTGCACGCCGTGGCGCGCCCACTCGTTGGCGAGCGCCTTCGTGAGCCCCGCGACGGCGTGCTTGCTGGCCGTGTAGGCGGGCACGGTGATGCCGCCCTGGAACGAGAGCAGCGACGCGACGTTGACGATCTTGCCGCGGCCGCGCGCCACCATCCCGCGCCCCAGCCGCTGCGACAGCACCCACACCGCGTCGAGGTTGGGGCGGAGCACCGCCTCCCACTCCTCGAACGGATAGTCCACCGCCGGGTGGCGGCGGATGGTGCCCGCGTTGTTCACGAGGACGTCGATGTCGCCCGCCTCGCGCTCGGCCGCGTCGGCCAGCGCCAGCACCGCGTCGCGGTCCGAGTGGTCGGCCTCCAGCTGCCAGGCGCGGCGCCCGAGCGCACGCACCGCGGCCGCCGTGTCGTCGGTGCCGCTGCGCTTCGTGCTCGCGCACACCACGTCGGCGCCCGCCTGCGCCAGGCCCACGGCGATCGCCTGCCCGAGCCCGCGGCTGGCGCCGGTGACGAGCGCGGTGCGGCCCGCGAGCGAGAATCGCGCGAGATGCGCGTTCGCGTCGCTCATCGGCCCAGCTCCAGCGCGGCGAGGATGAAGGGGCCCACGCCCTTGTAGTCGTCGGTCACGACCGGCTCGCTGACGTAGTACGCGAACGAGCCGTCGCGGTACGAGCCGTCCCTGCGGAGCGAGCCGCCCAGTCCCGACACCTGCACGACGTTGATGAGCGACACGGTGCCGTCCGGGTTCTCGCGCACGAGGTTGGAGAGGAGGCCGTCGAAGCCGCGCTCGGCCACGCGGCGGTAGCGCGCGTCGAGGTAGCCGAGCCGCGCGCCCTTGGCGAGCGCGTAGGCGAACATGCTGGAGGCGCTCGCCTCCAGGTAGTTGCCGGCGCGGTTGGGCTGGTCCATCACGTCCCACCAGAGCCCCGTCACCGGGTCCTGCACGCGCGC
This is a stretch of genomic DNA from Roseisolibacter agri. It encodes these proteins:
- a CDS encoding pectinesterase family protein, producing MRPVAARPVAALVAVALAATAAHAQSADAVVDARHAGAEGARVGGVRTYRTLGAALAAAPRDGRRPFVVRLRAGRYREKLSVDRPNVRLIGAHRDSTVISWDDAAGTPAKGGGVLGTRGSWTLRVTAPGFRAEQLTVENAFDYPANARKPDGDPTKLQGTQAVALALTDGSDRAVLLDVRMTGYQDTFFANAGRVYLRGCEISGHVDFIFGAARAVFEDCDILSRDRGDPRNNGYVTAPSTDAASPIGFLFVRSRLKKESPAMAANSVALGRPWHPSATPMAVSSAVFLDCWMDDHITVAGWDRMSSVDSATQVRYWFEPAVARFYEAGSTGPGAVASPTRRVLGPGDLRSYTIARTLGDWTPDVAPSK
- a CDS encoding DUF4861 domain-containing protein, encoding MRRSNARTALPLLLVAAPLASAAAQSPARVTLRAENTLNVARTEEIVAVPWAAVRRALPAAAPAKVRVLDAAGRELTSQVVDNDGDGTDDELLLQADFWPKEVKSFTVEAVAPTQKPVARVDVRYDPPRDDVAWESDRIGFRIYGQGLWKNPEYEPLHSSGIDVWPKRTRALIVEKWYTKGHDQYHVDTGEGADFYDVGPTLGTGGVAVWSRDTLWRADNFKSYRIIARGPLRGVFELRYDPWTADGRKVSEVKRIAIDAGQNLYRTTSIFTADGTQELPYVIGVVKRPGLVGITSKANTWAWLTGWGPVAPKNGGHGELGNAVMLPRERVVDWKEAHGHYLAVSRATPGQPVVHYVGAGWTASGDFPTPQAWWAYLDRFAQRLAAPIAVTLPAGTAAR
- the kduI gene encoding 5-dehydro-4-deoxy-D-glucuronate isomerase; the protein is MHTRSLSLAPLGTGMTPKSRMQYLPNASAARRMDTSELRAHFLVQGLFVPGAITLRLVDLDRVVLGGAVPTTAPLSLPTPGDLKAEYFCERRELGVLNTGAAGTVTVDGTAHALAAHEVLYVGRGSREVTFASDDATKPARFYLVSYPAHAAHPTTRIAAADADVLELGSAETSNKRRIRRYIHQRGAQSAQLVMGVTTLEPGSVWNTMPAHTHDRRSEVYLYFDLPSDAMVLHLLGEPTETRTLVVRDGEVALSPGWSVHAGCGTRAYAFCWAMGGENQDYADMDPVAMETLR
- the kduD gene encoding 2-dehydro-3-deoxy-D-gluconate 5-dehydrogenase KduD — protein: MSDANAHLARFSLAGRTALVTGASRGLGQAIAVGLAQAGADVVCASTKRSGTDDTAAAVRALGRRAWQLEADHSDRDAVLALADAAEREAGDIDVLVNNAGTIRRHPAVDYPFEEWEAVLRPNLDAVWVLSQRLGRGMVARGRGKIVNVASLLSFQGGITVPAYTASKHAVAGLTKALANEWARHGVQVNAVAPGYFETDNTERLRQDPVRLEQISARIPAARWGTPEDLAGAVVFLASPAADYVNGHVLVVDGGWMAR
- the uxuA gene encoding mannonate dehydratase, whose translation is MEMTFRWFGPDDPIPLAHVRQIPGVRGVVSALYDVPVGEAWPREKLERLAATVDDAGLHVAVIESIPVHEDIKLGRPTRDRLIDAYCASVEAMGALGIPVLCYNFMPIFDWTRTDLAMPMPDGSTALAYDEAALARIDLSRGTGDLPGWATAYTAEELAALLAAYRDVDAERLWEHLAYFLERVAPVAERANVRMAIHPDDPPWPIFGLPRIVTNAAAFDRLCDLVDSPANGVTFCTGSLGADPANDLPAIARRIGARGRIHFAHCRNVALTGDRRFHEAPHPSRFGHVDFHAVLRALHATGFSGPMRPDHGRMIWGETGRPGYGLYDRALGATYLQGLWEGIAGASA